A section of the Castanea sativa cultivar Marrone di Chiusa Pesio chromosome 12, ASM4071231v1 genome encodes:
- the LOC142620266 gene encoding uncharacterized protein LOC142620266, with the protein MESNQDPATLAQQIQTLVATVEELTRQNEEIRQRLQQEENRSRAVQEDEGDSHGRTDRRRTITPEEQHSDLLHEMRKEMNELKNAIKEKTDRSLDKMVRATDSPFTMAVLERPVPPKFRLPQLEPFDGLKEPQDHLNTFKTTLGLQQPPDEIMCRSFPTTLKGAGREWFTRLPTSSIDNFEQLSSAFLRHFVGGKRPKRPADHLFTIKQGEKETLRSYVKRFTRETLEVDDADDKVQLTTFKAGLRSREFVVSLAKNPPRTMAEMLLKAQKYMNAEDALAAIIDEGRSKKEGRHEDERRGQKRERPNRRGSDTDKRREEKTPRTVKFTPLIMPIDKILTQIQDQHYLQWPKPLHSSPNVRDKNKYCRFHKDHGHYTEDCRDLRGQIEELIQKGKLQKYVKKGEPSRFKDEGKGQREPSIKNGAGTPQLPQDVIGEIHTIAGGPPSGGSCKSLKKACQRQVNSVHMLSPFKQRRTDHDISFNEEDARGVRQPHNDPLVITLTIEGFNTKRILIDNGSSANIMYLPAFQQLKLDPKRLRPFDSPRVSFSGDKVYPRGIVTIKVMIGTYPQQQTRQLDFLVVDCPSAYNVIIGRPTLNRWKAVTSTYCLKVKFPTEDGVGEAKGDQVLARECYQAVVATKENHTWTIEKEQEEKAEALEAVELVEGEVAKMTRIGTSLSPEMRTKLIQFLRKNQDVFAWSHEDMPGISRQVIQHKLNVNPEKKPVQQRRRVFAPERSQAINDEVNKLLQADFIREVYYPEWLANVVLTLKQAFAWTDECEAAFQELKRYLSNPPLLSPSKEGENLYLYLAASESAVSAALIREEDKRQLPVYYISQAFQGAKTKYPRIEKIAFALIVAARKLRPYFEAHPILVMTDQPIRKSMNKPEAAGRMVQWAVELSQFDIEYLPRTAIKAQALADFIAKFTPKDDDNCEDAAERWTIQTDGSSARRRGGVGIVITTPDGEKLRYGVRLKFPATNNAAEYEGILTGLRLGKAIGAKNLVVQSDSN; encoded by the exons atggagtccaaccaagatCCAGCAACTTTGGCTCAGCAAATTCAAACCCTTGTGGCCACTGTGGAAGAGCTCACCAGACAgaacgaagaaataaggcaaagGCTTCAGCAGGAAGAGAACCGATCGAGAGCAGTCCAAGAAGACGAAGGAGATAGCCATGGGAGAACTGATCGACGAAGGACCATCACTCCGGAGGAACAACATTCTGATCTCCTCCATgagatgagaaaggagatgaacGAGCTGAAAAATGCCATCAAGGAGAAGACAGATCGGAGCTTAGATAAAATGGTCAGGGCAACAGATTCACCCTTTACCATGGCAGTTTTGGAACGGCCAGTGCCACCAAAGTTTCGGTTACCTCAACTCGAACCCTTCGACGGACTCAAGGAACCCCAAGACCAtcttaataccttcaagacgacattgggtcttcaacagccccctgacgaGATAATGTGTCGTTCTTTCCCTACCACGCTGAAGGGGGCTGGTAGGGAATGGTTCACGAGGCTACCCACCTCATCTATTGACAACTTCGAACAGTTAAGTAGCGCCTTTCTGCGCCATTTTGTCGGAGGGAAACGTCCCAAGAGACCCGCGGACCACCTGTTTACCATTAAACAAGGTGAAAAGGAGACTTTGCGCTCGTACGTGAAGCGCTTCACTCGAGAGACCTTGGAAGTGGACGATGCAGATGACAAAGTACAGCTGACGACATTTAAAGCCGGGCTTAGGTCTCGAGAATTCGTTGTCTCATTGGCAAAGAATCCGCCCCGAACGATGGCAGAAATGCTCCTGAAAGCGCAAAAATACATGAATGCCGAGGACGCACTGGCAGCCATTATTGACGAGGGCAGATCAAAAAAAGAGGGAAGGCATGAAGACGAACGTAGGGGGCAAAAGAGGGAGCGTCCAAACCGTCGAGGAAGTGACACAGACAAGCGAAGGGAAGAGAAGACGCCACGAACGGTAAAATTTACCCCTCTGATTATGcctattgacaaaattttgacacagatccAGGATCAACATTACCTTCAGTGGCCAAAGCCTTTACATTCATCCCCTAACGTGCGGGACAAGAacaaatactgccgattccacaaggatcacggTCATTACACAGAAGATTGCCGAGACCTGAGAGGACAGATAGAAGAGTtgatacaaaaaggaaaattgcagAAATATGTCAAGAAGGGAGAACCCAGCAGGTTCAAAGACGAAGGCAAGGGCCAGCGCGAGCCTTCGATAAAGAATGGGGCCGGCACTCCTCAACTACCGCAAGACGTGATTGGAGAAATACACACGATTGCAGGAGGGCCACCGTCGGGAGGGTCGtgcaagtccctcaagaaagcatgcCAGAGGCAAGTGAATAGCGTCCATATGCTGTCCCCATTCAAGCAGAGACGAACAGATCATGACATATCCTTCAACGAAGAAGATGCGCGAGGAGTAAGGCAGCCACACAATGACCCCCTGGTTATAACACTCACGATCGAGGGATTCAACACGAAGAGGATACTTATAGATAATGGCAGTTCTGCAAACATTATGTACCTGCCAGCCTTCCAGCAGCTGAAACTTGATCCCAAGAGGCTGCGCCCCTTCGACTCTCCCCGCGTTAGCTTCAGCGGGGACAAAGTATACCCCAGGGGTATAGTAACAATAAAAGTCATGATAGGAACGTACCCACAGCAGCAAACACGTCAGCTGGACTTTCTAGTAGTAGATTGCCCGTCAGCGTACAATGTAATCATTGGTAGACCTACGCTCAACAGATGGAAGGCGGTCACATCCACATATTGCTTgaaggtgaaattcccaactGAGGACGGAGTCGGCGAAGCTAAAGGAGACCAAGTCCTGGCTAGGGAATGTTACCAGGCTGTGGTGGCCACAAAGGAGAACCATACATGGACGATAGAAAAGGAGCAAGAAGAAAAAGCAGAGGCTTTGGAAGCCGTTGAGCTCGTGGAGGGGGAAGTCGCGAAGATGACGAGGATAGGGACATCACTAAGCCCCGAAATGAGAACGAAGCTCATTCAATTCCTCAGGAAAAACCAGGAcgtcttcgcatggagtcatgaggatatGCCCGGCATCTCGCGACAAGTGATTCAGCACAAATTAAACGTAAATCCCGAAAAGAAACCCGTCCAACAGAGGCGCCGtgtctttgcccccgaacgaagCCAGGCGATCAACGACGAAGTTAACAAAttgttgcaggcagacttcatcAGGGAAGTGTATTATCCCGAATGGCTTGCCAACGTCGTGCTG ACGTTGAAACAAGCTTTCGCCTGGACTGACGAATGTGAAGCCGCGTTTCAAGAGCTCAAACGCTACCTAAGCAATCCACCCCTACTAAGTCCGTCAAAGGAAGGGGAAAACCTCTACTTATATCTGGCAGCGTCAGAATCAGCCGTCAGCGCGGCCCTCATCAGGGAAGAAGACAAGAGACAGCTGCCAGTTTATTACATAAGCCAAGCCTTTCAGGGGGCAAAAACCAAATACCCCAGGATTGAGAAAATTGCATTCGCCTTGATAGTAGCCGCACGGAAGCTGCGACCATACTTCGAGGCGCACCCAATATtggtaatgacggaccaaccgATCAGGAAGTCCATGAACAAGCCAGAAGCAGCCGGGAGAATGGTTCAGTGGGCAGTGGAACTTAGCCAGTTTGATATTGAGTACCTTCCCAGAACTGCCATCAAAGCCCAAGCGTTAGCGGATTTCATTGCCAAGTTCACCCCTAAAGACGACGACAATTGCGAAGATGCTGCAGAACGATGGACGATCCAGACTGACGGATCATCAGCCCGAAGAAGGGGAGGAGTAGGGATCGTTATAACAACTCCCGACGGAGAAAAACTCAGGTACGGAGTTCGACTCAAGTTCCCAGCCACCAATAACGCAGCCGAGTATGAAGGAATACTGACAGGGCTGAGACTAGGGAAGGCAATCGGAGCAAAAAACCTAGTCGTCCAAAGTGACTCGAACTAG
- the LOC142620265 gene encoding uncharacterized protein LOC142620265 produces MTPIISFLQDGHLPQDPKDARKIKQRATRFTILNDRLYKRGYSLPYLKCVNEDEARYILEEIHEGVCGNHVGPRSLASKVIRTGYFWPTVQTDAAQLVKNCDKCQRFGNIQRLPAEKLTTISSPWPFAQWGIDIVGPLPPGKGQANGQTEVTNRTLLQMIKTKLDDAKGAWPEELPNVLWAYRTTVRTPTGETPFRLTYGTEAVIPVEVGVTSIRREAFHDESNNQQLRVNLDCLDEVRDRASNRIAEYQKKMTEYYNRRVRLRRLHVGDLVLRKVTTATRNSTQGKLGPTWEGPYRVTHYSSRAAITWKPWTGKHSLDHGTLNI; encoded by the exons ATGACGCCAATCATATCCTTCCTCCAAGACGGGCACCTCCCCCAGGACCCCAAAGACGCCAggaaaatcaagcaaagagcAACCAGATTCACCATTCTGAATGACCGATTGTACAAAAGAGGTTATTCCCTACCATACTTGAAGTGTGTTAACGAGGACGAAGCCAGGTACATCCTAGAAGAAATACACGAAGGAGTGTGCGGGAACCACGTTGGCCCCAGATCCCTGGCGAGCAAAGTCATCCGAACAGGTTACTTCTGGCCAACCGTCCAAACAGACGCAGCGCAACTCGTCAAAaattgcgacaagtgtcaaagatTTGGGAACATCCAGCGACTCCCAGCGGAGAAGTTGACGACCATATCATCCCCGTGgccatttgcacaatggggaatcGACATCGTCGGGCCGCTACCCCCGGGGAAAGGACAG GCGAACGGGCAGACGGAAGTAACGAATCGGACACTACTTCAGATGATCAAAACCAagctggacgatgcgaagggtgCCTGGCCGGAGGAATTGCCCAACGTGCTGTGGGCCTACAGAACCACAGTAAGAACTCCAACGGGCGAAACCCCATTCAGGCTTACATATGGCACTGAAGCAGTAATCCCGGTCGAAGTGGGAGTAACCAGCATCAGGCGAGAAGCGTTCCACGATGAAAGCAATAACCAACAGTTACGAGTAAACCTGGACTGCCTGGACGAGGTAAGAGACAGAGCCTCGAACAGGATAGCAGAATACCAGAAGAAAATGACCGAGTACTACAATAGGAGAGTGAGACTCAGACGACTCCACGTTGGTGACCTCGTCCTGCGGAAGGTGACGACAGCAACCAGAAACTCCacccaaggaaagctcggccccacctgggaaggaccttaccgAGTCACTCATTACTCCAGTAGGGCAGCTATCACCTGGAAACCATGGACGGGAAAGCACTCCCtcgaccatggaacattgaACATTTAA